A window of Bradyrhizobium diazoefficiens genomic DNA:
GATCACGGACGAATCCTCGGTCGGACGCGAGTCCTTCACCTGCGTATCGAGACTGTTGCAGTTCGGACAGCGCATCCGCTTGCCTTGATCAGTTTGTCTTGATCAGTTTGTCTTGGCCTTACTGATAGATCGGGAACCGATCGGTGAGCGCCTTGACCCGTTCCTTGATCGCGGCCTCCACCAGCGGCGCCTTGCCGTCGTCCGACTGCGCGATCGCGCCCAGCACCTCGGCGATCATGCCGCCGACCTGCTGGAATTCGGCCACGCCGAACCCGCGGCTGGTCGCGGCCGGCGTACCGAGCCGAATGCCTGATGTGACGAACGGCGATTCCGGGTCGAACGGAATGCCGTTCTTGTTGCAGGTGATGGCCGCGCGGACCAGCGCCTTCTCCGAGACGTTGCCCTTCAGGCCCTTCGGCCGGAGATCGACCAGCATCAGATGGTTGTCGGTGCCGCCGGAGACGATATCGAGACCATGGCCCTTCAGGGTCTCTGCCAGGGCCTTTGCGTTCTCGACGACGTTCTTGGCGTAGACCTTGAAATCCGGCCGCAGTGCCTCGCCGAAGGCGACCGCCTTGGCCGCGATCACGTGCATCAGGGGACCGCCCTGCAGGCCCGGAAAGATCGCCGAGTTGAGCTTTTTGGTCAGCGCCTCGTCATTCCACAGCATGAGGCCGCCGCGCGGGCCGCGCAGCGACTTGTGCGTCGTGGTGGTGGTGACGTGCGCATACGGCACGGGCGAGGCATGCACGCCTCCGGCGACGAGCCCGGCGAAGTGCGCCATGTCCACCAGCAGGTAGGCGCCGACGCTGTCCGCAATCTCGCGGAACCGCTTGAAGTCCCAGGCGCGCGAATAGGCCGAGCCGCCGGCGATGATCAGCTTCGGCTTGACCTGTTCGGCCTGCTTGGCCACCGCATCCATGTCGATGATCTGGTCCTCGCGGCGCACGGTGTAGTGCGCGGCCTTGAACCACTTGCCGCTCATGTTGACGGGCGAGCCGTGGGTGAGATGACCGCCGGCCGCAAGATCGAGGCCCATGAAGGTGTCGCCGGGCTGGAGCAGCGCCAGAAAGACCGCCTGGTTCATCTGGCTGCCGGAGTTCGGCTGCACGTTGGCGAAATTGGCGCCGAACAGCTTCTTGGCGCGATCGATCGCGAGGTTCTCGGCGACGTCGACCCACTCACAACCGCCGTAATAGCGCGCGCCCGGATAACCCTCTGCGTACTTATTGGTCATCACCGAACCCTGCGCTTCCAGCACGGCCCGGCTGACGATGTTCTCGGAGGCGATCAGCTCGACCTCGTGGCGCTGCCGGCCAAGCTCGCCCTTGATGGCGGCGGCGATTTCGGGGTCGGCCTGCTCAAGCGAGGCGGTAAAAAACGAATCGGGCGCGGAGGCGGTTTTGGCGAGGGTCATCTTGCGAATATCTCCACCGCCGCAGCCTTTAGGGGCTACGGTCGGACTGGTGTGGCGATCGGAAGCGGCGAGCGCGATCTACCACATCGCCCGCCCCCGGCCAAGGGTTTGCGGGTCGGACCTGATATTTATGCAAGATATGGTGGAGAGTGCACGTTTCGGTAGCTGAGCCGCTCCCCATCCGTCTACATCCGGAATTGGGGCCGCTTTGAGCCTTAACTCCTCATGCCTGGAGCCCCGGACTGCTGCAGATGCCGCGTCACAGCCCCGTATACCCCGCCTTCACGGGGTCCACGCTGCCGTCGAGCTGGCGCAAATAGGTCAGGCCACAGACCGTCAACCTGTGAGGGTCCTTCTCGCCGGCTTCCATCAACGTGGTGAGGTAGTTCGTGACCTTGGCACGCGCCTCCTCGCTGGCCGCCGCGGTGCGGTTGGCGAGCAAATCATAGGTCTGCATGATGCGGTCGATGGCGGCTTCCATGTCACCCTCTGGTTCTCTGAAATTTAGGGGAGTTTTGATCAGGCAACCTCGCGGGCCTCGGACTGCGTCTCGAACCAATTGATCGCCTTGTTGGCGAGCCTGATCCTGTTGAATTCGCCGTGCTGGAGCAGCTTCACGATGACCCTGAGCAGGCGTTCGTCCGTGACGAGCGAGTCGGGAATGGCACCAGAACGGCGAAGGTAATTCGCGGCGATGGCGTAGGCCTCGCTCACGAGTTCCACGTTCATCGCCTGAAGTCCGCGCTCGACCAGCATCGACATATCTCCGATCCGCAGGAGACAAGCGCCGAGCCCGGAACTGGTTCCTCGCCATGAGCGATTTTTTCGCAGGTGCGAACAGTAAAACGCACCGGTCCGGGGCAACTCCGGGCCGGCGCGCTTGGGGAAGGCACGTACAGGGAGGCTTGCCGGTCTTGTTGCGGGCCGGCTTGGCCTTGATCCCTCTCAGAAACTCAGAGCCGATACAGGATCTGGTCGGTCCAGAACCGCTCGAGGCGGTGCAGCGACTTGTTGAGGGTGGAAAACTCCTCGCCGGAGATGCCACCGACCTGCTCGACCGTCTTGACGTGCTTCTGATAGAGCGTGTCGACGATGCGGCGGACTTCCTGGCCCTGCGGCGTCAGGCGGATGCGCACCGACCGGCGATCGACGCGCGAGCGCTGATGATCGAGGAAGCCGAGCTCGACGAGCTTCTTCAGATTGTAGGAGACGTTGGAGCCGAGATAGTAACCGCGCGTGCGCAGCTCGCCCGCGGTCAGCTCCTTGTCGCCGATGTTGTAGAGCAGGAGTGCCTGCACCGAGTTGATGTCCGCGCGGCCGCGGCGATCGAATTCGTCCTTGATCACGTCGAGGAGCCGGCGATGCAGCCGCTCCACCAGAGTCAAAGCTTCCAGATAGAGCGACTGCACCGAACCCTGCTGGCCGGAGACGCGCTCTGCGGTATCTGCCGCAGTTGCGACGGCTTTCATCATGACACTTCCCCTGTTGTCGTTTTTATCGACACTTATTCGACGAAACTTGTGTCCCGTCTGAT
This region includes:
- the glyA gene encoding serine hydroxymethyltransferase; its protein translation is MTLAKTASAPDSFFTASLEQADPEIAAAIKGELGRQRHEVELIASENIVSRAVLEAQGSVMTNKYAEGYPGARYYGGCEWVDVAENLAIDRAKKLFGANFANVQPNSGSQMNQAVFLALLQPGDTFMGLDLAAGGHLTHGSPVNMSGKWFKAAHYTVRREDQIIDMDAVAKQAEQVKPKLIIAGGSAYSRAWDFKRFREIADSVGAYLLVDMAHFAGLVAGGVHASPVPYAHVTTTTTHKSLRGPRGGLMLWNDEALTKKLNSAIFPGLQGGPLMHVIAAKAVAFGEALRPDFKVYAKNVVENAKALAETLKGHGLDIVSGGTDNHLMLVDLRPKGLKGNVSEKALVRAAITCNKNGIPFDPESPFVTSGIRLGTPAATSRGFGVAEFQQVGGMIAEVLGAIAQSDDGKAPLVEAAIKERVKALTDRFPIYQ
- a CDS encoding MarR family winged helix-turn-helix transcriptional regulator encodes the protein MMKAVATAADTAERVSGQQGSVQSLYLEALTLVERLHRRLLDVIKDEFDRRGRADINSVQALLLYNIGDKELTAGELRTRGYYLGSNVSYNLKKLVELGFLDHQRSRVDRRSVRIRLTPQGQEVRRIVDTLYQKHVKTVEQVGGISGEEFSTLNKSLHRLERFWTDQILYRL